One Nicotiana tomentosiformis chromosome 4, ASM39032v3, whole genome shotgun sequence genomic window carries:
- the LOC104101963 gene encoding aldehyde oxidase GLOX-like yields the protein MTTRPTVILLSNILWQLPLLILLLPFHHNSANAAVGGTWELLMSDIGISAMHMQLLNNDRVVMFDRTDFGASNIALPNGKCRNNSNDLALIVDCTAHSVEFDITTNSVRPLMVQTNVWCSSGSATSDGSLVQTGGFNDGVNVVRVFKPCITGKRSTCDWQEMGNGLIQSRWYATNHMLPDGRQIIIGGRAAFNYEFYPKTASTNNVFSLPFLEQTNDPMEENNLYPFVFLNVDGNLFIFANDRAILFDYTTNTVVKTYPQIPGSDPRNYPSTGSAVLLPLKNLQAQTIQAEFLVCGGTPRGSYLKATTGDFLGALNTCGRITITDPDPQWTMETMPLARTMGDMVILPNGNVLILNGAAAGAAGWELGRDPVLCPVIYRPDNPLDSRFEVQNPNIIPRMYHSTTVLLRDGRVLVGGSNPNEFYNFTGVLFPTELSLEAFSPSYLDSESANLRPQIISSTSRHKFKYGQGVNIQFTVSGLVNRDLIKVTMVAPGFNTHSFTMNQRMLVLSSGDVRLIGKFVYQVSLVFPKSGKLAPPGYYMLFVVHQDIPSEGIWVRIH from the coding sequence ATGACGACTAGACCAACAGTTATTCTTTTATCCAATATTCTTTGGCAGTTGCCTTTGCTTATTCTACTACTACCATTTCACCATAACTCAGCTAACGCTGCGGTTGGTGGCACGTGGGAGCTACTGATGTCCGACATTGGCATTTCAGCCATGCACATGCAACTCCTCAACAACGATAGAGTCGTCATGTTCGACCGTACTGACTTTGGTGCATCCAACATCGCATTGCCCAATGGCAAATGCCGCAATAACTCTAATGACCTCGCGTTAATAGTTGACTGCACTGCTCACTCTGTAGAATTCGACATCACCACCAACTCTGTACGTCCCCTCATGGTCCAGACCAATGTATGGTGCTCCTCTGGCTCCGCCACCTCCGACGGTTCTTTGGTCCAAACTGGTGGTTTCAACGACGGTGTAAACGTCGTAAGAGTTTTCAAACCGTGCATTACGGGAAAAAGGAGCACTTGTGACTGGCAAGAAATGGGAAATGGCCTAATTCAAAGCCGATGGTATGCTACCAATCATATGCTTCCAGATGGCAGGCAAATTATTATTGGCGGTCGTGCCGCTTTTAACTACGAGTTTTATCCCAAGACTGCTTCAACCAACAATGTCTTTAGCCTGCCGTTTCTCGAGCAGACTAATGATCCTATGGAGGAGAACAATCTTTACCCGTTTGTTTTTCTCAATGTAGATGGAAATCTATTCATTTTCGCTAATGACAGAGCTATCTTGTTCGATTACACGACGAACACGGTAGTAAAAACATACCCACAAATACCTGGTAGCGACCCAAGAAATTATCCAAGTACGGGTTCCGCAGTTCTTCTTCCATTAAAAAACTTGCAAGCACAAACAATCCAAGCTGAGTTTTTGGTGTGTGGTGGAACACCAAGAGGATCATACCTCAAAGCAACAACAGGTGACTTTTTGGGTGCATTAAATACTTGTGGCCGGATTACAATTACCGACCCGGATCCACAGTGGACAATGGAAACAATGCCACTAGCTCGAACAATGGGTGACATGGTAATTTTACCAAATGGAAATGTTTTGATCCTAAATGGAGCTGCCGCGGGCGCTGCTGGATGGGAACTTGGTAGAGACCCGGTCTTGTGTCCTGTAATTTATCGACCTGATAACCCACTTGATTCTAGATTCGAGGTACAGAACCCGAATATCATACCTAGAATGTACCACTCAACAACGGTTTTACTTCGAGATGGTCGGGTTCTTGTTGGTGGTAGTAACCCAAATGAGTTTTACAACTTCACTGGAGTTCTTTTTCCAACAGAGTTAAGCCTGGAGGCATTCTCACCATCTTATTTGGATTCAGAATCTGCTAATTTGAGACCACAAATCATCTCTTCCACTTCCCGCCATAAATTCAAGTATGGGCAAGGAGTTAACATTCAGTTTACTGTTTCAGGATTAGTGAACAGAGATTTGATCAAAGTAACAATGGTTGCACCCGGGTTTAATACACATTCATTTACTATGAACCAAAGAATGCTGGTACTTTCAAGTGGAGATGTAAGACTGATCGGAAAATTCGTCTATCAAGTCAGTTTGGTCTTTCCAAAATCAGGTAAATTAGCACCACCTGGTTACTATATGTTATTTGTGGTTCATCAAGATATCCCAAGCGAGGGAATTTGGGTTAGGATCCACTAA